In Romboutsia lituseburensis, a genomic segment contains:
- the ispE gene encoding 4-(cytidine 5'-diphospho)-2-C-methyl-D-erythritol kinase, with translation MNSIELKSRAKINLSIDVLGKREDGYHLVEMIMQTIDLYDIIKMIELETEDIVIKSNSSDIPLDDNNIVYKAVNLLKNKFNIKKGVEIFIEKNIPVAAGMAGGSSNAAAVLVGLNKIWGLNLSEIELQEIGLKLGADVPYCIAGKTALAEGIGEKLTYIKGLSEDANILICKPNLFVSTKQVYEGLDLKNIQERPDNKFLIKSLEEGDIKSVAENMVNVLETVTSKYHQEIKEIEAVMLECNALGSMMSGSGPTVFGLYENKEDALKGKEKLLQKYSQVYVVNSSEKGVEISG, from the coding sequence ATGAATTCTATAGAGTTAAAAAGTAGAGCAAAAATAAATTTATCAATAGATGTGTTAGGAAAAAGAGAAGATGGATATCATTTAGTCGAAATGATAATGCAGACAATAGATTTGTATGACATCATAAAAATGATTGAACTAGAAACTGAAGATATAGTTATAAAAAGCAATAGTTCAGATATACCTTTAGATGACAATAATATAGTTTATAAGGCTGTTAATTTATTAAAAAATAAATTTAATATAAAAAAGGGTGTTGAAATATTTATAGAAAAAAATATACCTGTGGCAGCAGGAATGGCTGGTGGAAGCTCTAATGCAGCAGCTGTTTTGGTTGGTCTTAATAAGATATGGGGATTAAATTTATCAGAAATAGAGTTACAAGAGATAGGATTAAAATTAGGAGCAGATGTTCCATACTGCATAGCTGGTAAAACAGCTTTAGCAGAGGGTATAGGAGAAAAGTTAACATATATAAAAGGACTTTCTGAAGATGCTAATATACTAATATGTAAACCTAATTTATTTGTATCTACTAAACAAGTCTATGAGGGGTTAGATTTAAAAAATATTCAAGAAAGACCGGATAATAAATTTCTAATAAAATCTCTGGAAGAGGGAGATATAAAATCTGTAGCAGAAAATATGGTTAATGTTCTTGAAACTGTAACAAGCAAATATCATCAAGAAATAAAAGAAATTGAGGCAGTAATGTTAGAGTGCAATGCTTTAGGATCTATGATGAGTGGAAGTGGTCCTACTGTATTTGGGTTATATGAAAATAAAGAAGATGCCTTAAAGGGAAAAGAAAAGCTATTACAAAAATACTCTCAAGTATATGTAGTAAATAGCAGTGAAAAAGGAGTTGAGATTAGTGGATAA
- a CDS encoding GntR family transcriptional regulator, producing the protein MDNLTKLNLDDYKPLRDVVFENLREAILEGKLKPGQRLMEVQLAEQLGVSRTPVREAIRKLELEGLVIMLPRKGAYVANMSLKDILDVLEIRASLEGLAASLAAERISEDDLKRLELIAKDFEKSADSADVEELLRKDVEFHECIFKATNNKKLHQLINSLWEQVYRFRVTYISDYDSSVSIICEHKSILDAIKKGDTEMAKKYATEHIEKAEQFMIEKAMNNKDI; encoded by the coding sequence GTGGATAATTTAACTAAATTAAATTTAGATGATTATAAGCCATTAAGGGATGTAGTATTTGAAAATTTAAGAGAAGCAATTTTAGAAGGCAAATTAAAACCAGGTCAAAGACTGATGGAGGTTCAATTAGCAGAGCAATTAGGTGTTAGTAGAACGCCGGTTAGAGAAGCTATAAGAAAATTAGAACTTGAAGGTTTAGTTATAATGCTTCCAAGAAAAGGTGCATATGTTGCTAATATGTCATTAAAGGATATATTAGATGTATTAGAAATAAGAGCTAGTCTAGAAGGCTTAGCAGCGTCTTTAGCAGCAGAGAGAATAAGTGAAGATGATCTTAAAAGATTAGAACTTATAGCTAAAGATTTTGAAAAAAGTGCAGATTCTGCTGATGTAGAAGAACTATTAAGAAAAGACGTTGAATTCCATGAATGTATATTCAAAGCAACAAATAACAAAAAATTACATCAATTAATAAACTCATTATGGGAGCAGGTATATAGATTTAGAGTAACTTATATATCAGATTATGATTCGTCAGTGAGTATAATTTGCGAGCATAAATCTATATTAGACGCGATTAAAAAAGGTGACACTGAGATGGCTAAAAAGTATGCAACAGAGCATATAGAAAAGGCTGAGCAGTTTATGATAGAAAAAGCTATGAATAATAAAGATATTTAA
- the spoIIR gene encoding stage II sporulation protein R: protein MNKIKIRLIILISTLIGIISLMTVTISGEAKKIDLAVGDYRDKLIRFHVIANSDLDEDQALKLKVRDAVIEYLEPKLAKSKSIQQSEKIIKNEYKELEKISKNIIEENGYTYEVKVGIEYSKFPTKQYSSVILPAGEYKALKIVIGKGQGKNWWCVMFPPLCFVDKQNGVIDKETDAKLKSVLTKEEYELITQKTDKEMNKVKVKFKVVEILQSIL from the coding sequence ATGAATAAGATAAAAATAAGATTAATTATATTAATATCAACTTTAATAGGGATAATATCATTAATGACAGTAACAATAAGTGGGGAAGCAAAAAAAATTGATTTAGCAGTAGGAGATTATAGAGATAAATTAATTAGGTTTCATGTTATAGCTAATAGTGACTTAGATGAAGATCAAGCATTAAAGCTTAAAGTTAGGGATGCAGTTATAGAGTATTTAGAGCCTAAATTAGCTAAATCAAAAAGTATACAACAAAGTGAAAAAATAATAAAAAATGAATATAAAGAGTTAGAGAAAATAAGTAAAAATATTATTGAAGAAAATGGATATACTTATGAAGTAAAGGTTGGAATTGAATATAGTAAATTTCCAACAAAGCAATACTCTAGTGTAATACTTCCAGCAGGTGAATATAAAGCGCTAAAAATAGTTATAGGTAAAGGACAGGGTAAAAATTGGTGGTGTGTTATGTTTCCTCCTTTATGTTTTGTAGATAAACAAAATGGTGTGATTGATAAGGAGACAGATGCTAAATTAAAATCAGTTTTAACAAAAGAGGAATATGAATTAATTACACAAAAAACTGATAAGGAAATGAATAAAGTAAAAGTTAAATTTAAAGTAGTAGAAATTCTACAGTCAATATTATAA
- a CDS encoding cell wall hydrolase, translating to MERCYKFIVSLLVLTYLLVPINQVLAMDIQQNTDDQGVPAVQANSTKQQKREVISITSDELLLLSKLVAGEARGESYEGQVAVAAVVINRVKDSRFPDSIRDVIYQQNAFSVVNDGSINMQPTDSAYKAAQEALYGNDPTNNAIYFWNPDIATCQWIRTLNPYMRIGNHVFAK from the coding sequence ATGGAGAGGTGCTATAAATTTATAGTATCACTATTAGTTTTAACTTATCTATTAGTACCAATTAATCAAGTCTTGGCTATGGATATACAACAAAATACAGATGATCAAGGCGTGCCAGCAGTGCAAGCTAATTCAACAAAACAACAAAAAAGAGAAGTTATAAGTATAACTAGTGATGAACTATTACTACTATCAAAGCTTGTAGCTGGCGAAGCTAGAGGCGAAAGCTATGAAGGTCAGGTCGCTGTAGCTGCTGTAGTGATAAATAGAGTAAAAGATTCAAGATTTCCGGATAGTATAAGAGATGTTATATATCAGCAAAATGCATTTTCAGTAGTAAATGATGGATCTATAAATATGCAACCTACGGATAGCGCATATAAGGCAGCTCAAGAAGCTTTATATGGTAATGATCCAACTAATAATGCAATTTATTTTTGGAACCCAGATATAGCTACATGCCAATGGATAAGAACTTTAAATCCATATATGAGAATAGGTAACCATGTATTTGCGAAATAA
- a CDS encoding DUF3794 and LysM peptidoglycan-binding domain-containing protein, translating into MELIKDVIKVDNRIDFGKFQTFIETEAVVPDKKSDVYDIVKTEGYISIKKIEVADGKLVCRGSFNYNVIYITDDKNTVSSVDGKIDINEVIEKDNIVQDMEYMLYPEVEHVDCTIMNERKIRVGALMNIRGSLFDKQKLDIVKDVSQVEGIQKHRKEISYQDIIGIEKSESVIRDTITINTEEIQSIISLNPYARIKESRVADNKVIIGGVLEVNPLACTYDGELVELDRIGIDFTQFIEVPGACDGMSEESLLSMGDFNYIFKQNGESNTGLLEIDCTVGCKVKVSDEVTREVLQDAYSPQKIIKFDHRSIEVNKTLSNESETFVVRDSIKNANDDIQIKDVVSVCQTISIENSYVEGDKSVIQGIIKVDILYVPVEGLRIVYKLSEEIPFEHETTIDNLTDTCKVFSTAAIEKVDVDLNRDEIDLSVKVKRYTEAVDKKPESFIIKGDDLGVYDLSKAPSIIVYICKEGDNLWNIAKKYNTTENEIAEINELRLDEPLKQGKCLILEKKVVLVD; encoded by the coding sequence ATGGAATTAATTAAAGATGTAATTAAGGTCGATAATAGAATAGACTTTGGAAAGTTTCAAACATTTATAGAGACTGAGGCTGTTGTGCCAGACAAAAAGTCAGATGTATATGATATAGTAAAAACTGAAGGGTACATATCTATTAAGAAAATAGAAGTTGCAGATGGAAAATTAGTATGTAGGGGAAGTTTCAACTATAATGTTATATACATAACTGATGATAAAAACACTGTTTCAAGTGTAGATGGGAAAATAGATATAAATGAAGTTATAGAGAAAGATAATATAGTTCAAGATATGGAGTATATGTTATATCCAGAAGTTGAACATGTTGATTGCACTATAATGAATGAAAGAAAGATAAGAGTAGGAGCTCTTATGAATATAAGAGGTAGTTTATTTGATAAACAAAAATTAGATATAGTTAAAGATGTTTCTCAAGTTGAAGGAATTCAAAAACATAGAAAAGAAATTAGTTATCAAGACATAATAGGAATAGAGAAATCTGAAAGTGTTATAAGAGATACAATAACTATAAATACTGAAGAAATTCAATCAATAATAAGTTTAAATCCATATGCAAGAATAAAAGAAAGTAGAGTAGCTGACAATAAAGTTATAATAGGTGGAGTATTAGAGGTTAATCCTCTAGCTTGCACATATGATGGAGAATTAGTTGAACTAGATAGAATAGGTATAGATTTTACTCAATTCATAGAAGTTCCAGGGGCTTGTGATGGAATGTCTGAAGAATCATTATTATCTATGGGTGATTTTAATTATATATTTAAACAAAATGGAGAGAGCAATACTGGATTATTAGAAATTGATTGTACAGTAGGGTGCAAAGTTAAAGTTAGTGATGAGGTAACAAGAGAAGTGCTTCAAGATGCATATTCTCCACAAAAAATAATAAAATTTGATCATAGATCAATAGAGGTTAATAAAACATTAAGTAATGAATCAGAAACATTTGTAGTGAGAGATAGTATAAAAAATGCTAATGATGATATACAAATAAAAGATGTAGTTAGTGTTTGCCAAACAATATCTATAGAAAACTCTTATGTAGAAGGTGATAAGAGTGTTATACAAGGTATAATAAAGGTAGACATATTATATGTTCCAGTAGAAGGCTTAAGAATAGTTTATAAATTAAGTGAAGAAATACCATTTGAGCATGAAACAACAATAGATAATTTAACAGATACTTGCAAAGTATTTAGTACAGCTGCAATAGAAAAGGTAGATGTAGATTTAAATAGAGATGAGATAGACTTAAGTGTAAAAGTTAAGAGATACACAGAAGCTGTAGATAAAAAACCAGAAAGTTTTATAATAAAAGGTGATGATTTAGGGGTTTATGATTTATCTAAAGCTCCAAGTATAATAGTTTATATATGTAAAGAAGGAGATAACCTTTGGAATATAGCTAAAAAATACAACACTACAGAAAATGAGATAGCAGAGATAAATGAGCTAAGATTAGATGAACCATTAAAACAAGGAAAATGCTTAATATTAGAAAAGAAAGTTGTTTTAGTAGATTAA